The DNA window TCTCGCTGTCCGGTCCACTCGCGGGCGGTGCCGTCGCGGCGGTGTTCATCTGGGCCGCCGAGACGTTCTAGCACGGTGAACTCGGAATCGCCGCGGCCATGCGCGGTGAGCAGTGCGGCGAGCTCGTTGGGTGTGGAGTTGCTCTGCGACAGCACGATCGCTTGGCCGCCGCGGCGCACCGCGGTGTGCGGCTGCGCGGTGACCAGACTGATCACTTCGGTGTCGTGCACGGTCCAGCCCATCCGCGCGCACGCCAGCGTCACCGAGGACACGTGCGGCAGCACCTTGACGTTGTCACGGCCGTGCAGGCGGATCAGGGTGCCCCCGATGCCGTGCAGCAGCGGATCGCCGCTGGCCACCACGTGCACGTCGCCCGTGTGCTCGTCGAGCAGGGTTTGCAGCGCGGGCAACATCGGTGACGGCCACTGCCGCCGGGGCGCCTGCACCGTGTCGTCGAGCAGGTCGAGCTGTCGCTTCGAACCGTAAATGATTGTGGCCCTCAGTAATTCGACGCGCGACGCTTCGCCGAGCCCGGCCATGCCGTCGGCGCCGATGCCGACCACGATGATCATGGGCGCCGCTCCACTTCATCGGGTCGCTCTGCATCGTCACCGGCGCGGATCATCGCGGCATCCTGCGCCAGACGAATTGGGGCAGCATTCGCATCACGGCCGCTGCGGGACCCAGCGCCCACGGGATCCACACCGTGCGGCGGCCTTTCGCGAGCGCACGCGAGGTCGCGGCGGCCACCTGGGCGGGCGTGCTGGACAGCGGCGCGGGCGTCATGCCCTCGGTCATGCGTCCGATGACGAAGCCCGGGCGGGCGATCAGCAGCCGAACGCCGGTGCCGTGCAGCGCGTCGGCAAGGCCGCTGGCGAAACCGTCCAGGCCGGCTTTGGCCGAGCCGTAGACGTAGTTGGCGCGGCGGACGCGTGCGCCGGCGATCGAGGAGAACACCACCAGTCGGCCTTTGTCGGCTTTGCGCATCGCGGTGGCCAGGTGGGTGAGCAGGCTGACCTGGGCGAGGTAGTCGGTGTGCACGACGGCGACCGCATGTGCGGCGTCGCTCTCGGCGCGGGCCTGGTCGCCCAGGATTCCGAACGCCAGCACCGCGGTGCCGATGGGGCCGTGATCGGCGACGATCGAAGCGACCAGCGGGCCATGCGAGGCCAGGTCGTCGGCGTCGAATTCCCTGGTGTGCACCGCCGTGGCGCCGGCGGCTTTGACTGCGTTGACCTGGTCAGTGAGCTGACCGGCGCTGCGGGCTGCCAGCACAATCGTCGCGCCCGGCGCCAGGAGCCGCGCCAACTCAATCCCGATCTCGCTGCGGCCGCCCAGGATTAGTACTGGACCTGCGCCCGTGTCGTCCACGGCTGCGATTATCACCTGCGCTAGCGTGGGCGGTGATGGCGAATACCACTACCCGGCTCACCGACGACGCGTTGGCGTTCCTGTCGGAGCGGCATCTGGCCATGCTGACCACGCTGCGAGCCGACAATTCACCGCACGTGGTGGCGGTCGGTTTCACGTTCGACCCCAGAACACACATTGCGCGGGTGATCACCACCGGGGGTTCGCAGAAGGCGGTCAACGCCGATCGCGGCGGGCTGGCCGTGCTCAGCCAGGTCGACGGCGCGCGGTGGCTGTCGCTGGAGGGCCGGTCCAAGGTCAACAACGACGTCGACGCGGTGCGCGACGCCGAGCTGCGGTACGCCCAGCGCTACCGCACGCCGCGACCCAACCCGCGGCGCGTGGTGATCGAGGTTCAGATCGAGCGGGTGTTGGGGTCGTCGGGTCTGTTGGACCGGGGCGAGTAGTCAGGCCGGGTTAGCTCGCCCCAAGGCCAGAACTCTGGACTCCAAAAATTCGGCCATCAGCGGTCTTTCCGTCTTGGGTCATACTCAGTCCCTGAAACGTCATCCCAGAACTTTGGCGAGATCTCTGTCGGCCGGTCTTCATCGGCAACAGCGTCTACCTTCTCCTGAAACTCGTCGAGGAGTTGTCGAGCACGCGCAAGCTTTTCCGGGCTGGGCGGAGGGACACCTGCCTCCTCTCCGGTTAAGAAGATCTTTCCCGCAATCTCCCTCACTGTTAAACCTCCTTGAAGGGTTGATTAGATTATCCACTAGTCTTCAACCATGTCGATAATGGTTCGGCCTGTTCGCGGATCAATTGTCTTCCGTAGTATTAGGAACCTCGTATTCGCGGGGAACAGAATCTCTTGCTCCGCGGGGTACATTGAAAATGCAGAAACATCACGGCCGGTGAAAGAAACAATTCGGAACTCAACATTTCCAGCAAACGCGGACGACTGCGCCACGACTGGATCTTTTGTTGTGCTGAGGAAGGCTTTTTCCACGATGTATTCACCCGGCCGATACTGGGCAAGCACCTCTGGCGGCAGGTTTGTACCACGCACGACGGAACCCTCGTACGGCGGTAGTTTGCTTAATGCAGCTTTTAATGCATCAACTCGAGCAGCTTGAGACGCGTCCAAAGCCTCGCTCCTCAACGCCTCGTTTAGGTCTGTATAACCCATGCCAGTGTAGTCAGCGAGCGCCTTCAAATGTTCTGGGCTTAGCGGGTCTTCGGGGCTCGAATGATGGTCGCCGTTGTCGGGACTGTCGTCCTGGCCGTCCTTATTACCGGAATTGGCAGGTGCATCGTCGTCGGGTGGCACTTTTGCTTCGGGCGGACCGCCTTCTCCGGACTTTGGCAAGCCATCAAGCAGTGGCTTCGGCCGACCGCCAGGAAGATTGGCATCACTAGACAGATGCGGGTTGCGACCGGGCGGTGGCACGGCGGCCGGGCGACCGCTCGACGGTGGCGAATGGGGCCCCGGTCTGGCCGACGGAGCAGGTTGCGTTGAGTGCGGAGCTGCGGGTGCCGGCTCTCCCCTAGTCGGTACGGGCATACGCCCCGGCGGATGTTCAGCCACATACGGAACCGTGGATGGCACGTTTTCTCCCGCGGCGGTTACGGGCGCGAGAGGTGCATTAGCAGCGGGTTCATGTGGGCGGTCCTCCGCCAGCGACCCTGGCTCGCGCGGTTCACTCTCCGCCGCCGGCTCATGCGGACCACCTGGGGACGCCGGTTCATGCGGACCCTCCGCCGGCACCGACCCAGGCTCACGCGGACCATCGGCAGGCGCCGGTTCATGCGGACCCTCCGCTGGCACTGACACCGGCTCATGAGGGCCACCAGCAGGCACCGAAACGGGTTCATGTGGACCGCCATCCGGCGCGGGAGGCACGGAAGAGGGCTCGTGCGGGCCGCCGGCAGGGGCCCCCGCTGGCGCAGGTGGGGCTTCCGCCGGGGTCGGTACCGGATCGTGCGGACTACTGTCGGGAACACTTGTCGGTGCCGCCGGGGACGCGGGCGCTGGATCAGGCGGACCCGATGCGCCAGGTAGTGGAGCATCAGGAGGCGCCGATGCCTGGGGTGCGGGCGTTGGCGCGTGAGGCGACCCCGGAGCGCCATCGGCCGGACGAGGCGCCGAGTCAACCGGTGCCTCCGGCAACTCTCCTGGCGGCAAGCTCACGGGGCTGCCACTGGGCGGTGCATCGCCTTTCGGGGGCAGGTCTCCGCCGAGATTTTCAAGGTTTTTGGCTAGATCGCTGCCGGTTTTGGCGACGCCAGGCAACGCAACACCGGCGCCTTCCGCCTCGGCGGCCGCTCCTTTGGCACCCTGAAGCGCCTCTTCGCCCTCCGTGAGTTCCCCGGTCGCCTCAGCGCCGCCCGCGGCCTCCGCAGCTTTCCCTCCGGCCTTCGCTGCCCCACCGCCGCCGGCCATGGTTCCAAGATCGAAGGCGATTTCACCGAGCCCCACCGCAGGCCGGTCTGAGGTCAAATCGTCCCAGTGGGTGAGGCCTTTCGCGAGGCCGAGGTCGGTTTTCGCCGCGCCGCCTGGGTCGAGCAGCGCATAACCTGGGATGGATTGGACCGCAGTTTTATCCAGTGCGGCCCAACTGGCTCCGGCGCCTTTGGGATCGAAGGCGAATCGACTCGGATCAAGTTGGTTTTCGAGTTCCACAGCTCCAACCGCGCTTTTGAAGACGCCTTCTCCGAAATCGGCCATAAAATCGAAGTAGCCCGCTGCGGTACTCCCGACGTCCTCGCCGAAGAATTCGACCAACTGGCCTTGCATGAGGGTCTTCCCTTTTTGCACCAGGCCGTCGATGATCTGCATTCCGGTTTTCAGGACTTGTTCGCGTGCATGAGCTTCACGCTTCATGTTGTGCAGGACGCCGTTGATGTCCTTGGCGATTTTTTCGAGCTCATCGAGCGCATCGCCTTCGAAGATCAAAATCGCGTCGTGGACCAGATCGGTCAGAGACCCTAACCGTTTCAACAGATCTCGAATCTTGTTCTGAGCGTCCTCGACCTCGTCCGCGAACTTGTCCAAGGCATCGGCCAGCTTGTCGCACTGCGCGCCTAGCTTGCCGATGGTGGCGGCGAGTGACGCCAGATTTTCCTGGACCAACTCGCCTTCCGGTATCTGCTGTCCTGCGATCGTCGACTTCGGTCCGTTGAGGGCGGCTTGCACCCCGCTAAGCGACGCGCCGAGTCCGCGCCAACAACCCGCGGCCGCATGCATCTCAACCGCATTGCCATTCGGCCACACATCGTCAAGCAGCGATTCCACCACTCCCCACAGCAGTGGCCGGGCCACGCCCGGACCCATGACGCGCGGCGCATCAGGAGGCGCGAATTTCGCGGGTTGCCCGGGCGACGGCAGTACATGACCGCCGCCACCTACTTTCGAAGCCGCCTCTGCCCTGGAGTAATTGGACGCGCCAAGTTGAATCTTGGCCCCGAGTTTTCGGCACGCGTTGATCCCTGCAGCTACCCCGGTCAACAACGACCGTGCAGCGTCCTGATAGACCAGCGCGAATACCATTCCAGCGGAATCCTGGCCGCTATTGATCCCGAAACCAGCTGACAGTGGGCCCAAGGCCATGGCAATGCCGTCGCCGACGACGCCCACACCGGTACCCGCGGCGTACAACGCTTCCGGATCGACCGCCAAGGGAGCCACGTGCGGAATTTTCGCTCAGGTCCGCCCGCGGCCGCTATTCACCCAATGATCGCTCCGCCAAGCTAGCCACCATCACCTGGCACGACAACTCATTCGCCAACAGCCGCCGTCAACGTGATGTGGTGTCGCCCGGGCGACACCGTGACAGTCGGCCCTGCCGGTTCCCCGTCGAGCCGCACGTCAACCGCGGCGGGCAGGCCACCGAGCGTGATCCGGGCGGCGACGTCGGTGGACACCGTGATGGTCGAGGTCGGCAGCGCCGCCAGCCCGGCGCGCGCGATATCGACCCTCAGACTGGCAACCCCTTTGAGGCCCAACGTCAGATACGGCAGCGGGCCAACCGGCCGTCCCACTTGCCAGTCCAGCTCGCTGTACAGCCCGGGCGTCGGCTCAAAGTGTGGAATGAAGCCGCGATGGTGCCGGATGGTGTGCGTGAGGTCCGGCCGCGCGTACGAGCGCGCGTCGACTTCCGCGACGGCCCCACGCCGCGCGGTCACCTCGGGGTCGGCGGCCAGTTCCGACACCCACCACGCCTGATGCGGCCCGATACCCAGGTCAGCGCGCACCAGTTGCGGGTACCAGGCGAACGTGATGTGACCCGGATCCGCTTGCCGCAGAGCGGTTCCCATGTGAGAGATCGGATCCTCGAACTTGTCCTGAAACACCCAGGCGATGTGATCCTCGAGCGGGTAGACCGTGAACCGGTGGCGGTAACCCAGCCGGTCGAGTTCGAGCACCTGCTCGGCCGCCGAGGCGAACGGCACCAGTTCGTCAGCCAGCCCGTGGGCGATGAGGTACGGCAACCAGCGGGCGTTCACCAGCAGCTTCCACGTATCGCCCTCACGGGCACAGGGCGAGTTCAGGTCGAGGTCCGCCGGAATGTCGACGTCGGGCAGCAGCCGCACACCGCAGGTCGGCGGCCCGGCCAGCACCACGGCCTGCGAGAACACCTGCGGGTAGCTCAGCCCCAGCTTGTAGGTCGCATAGCCGCCCATCGAATAACCCGAAATCACAGTGCGATTGGGGTCGGTGCCCAGCTGCTCGGCCACCCGCGCCCAGACTTCCCAGAAGTCGAGTTCCCCGGTGTCGAAGTACCACGTCGACGGCCCACGTGCCAGTGGGGTGACCACCACCGAGTCACGCCCCTCGCATACCTCGTGCAGCAGGCGCGGGTCGATCGCGGCGAACTGGCTTTGCCCCAGCGATAGCGAGTGCAGCAGCATCGTCAGCGGCAGCTCGCGACCCGGTGCGTAGCTCGACGGCAGGCAGATCGAATACGGCTGCACCCGACCGAGGAACAGCGGTCTGGTGCTCAAGATGTCGTTGGCGGCCCAACCTTGTTCGAGCCCCTGGCCGAGCTCGATCGAGGACACATACCAGCGGGTGGACGGGCCGGTGATCACCGGCTCGGGAGCGGTCTCCCGCGCCGCCAGCCGAGCCCACGACACCTCCAGCGCGAACTCTGTGACGTCGCCGTTGCTGAGGGCGGCGGCCTGCGCGGCGTCCGACCAGAAGTTCAGGTGCGGCGGCTCCTGCCCGTTGGTGCGGAACGCGACGTTGTAGACGTTGGGTTGGCCGGGCAGCGCACCGTGTGCGGCGGGCACGTCGGCAAACCCGTCCCCCGCCGGGTTGGCCAACCCCGCGACCAGACGGACCGTCCAACTCCCCGTGGGTTCCGCCAGCGACCGCGGGACCTGCGCCACGAACGACCGCGACTGCATGTCGACGCTGTGCTCGACCGGCGTCCTGACCTGGGTGGTCAGGTCGATCAGAGCGGCGCCGCTTCCGGAGACCAGCAGGGCCATGTCGATGCCGTTCGAGCGCACGCCGGCCCCGGCGGGCCACTCCTCTGCCGCGGTTCGGGCCGGGTCGGTGTCAAAGGTGAAGAGCGCGATCGGCACCGAGGCGTCCAGCAGGGTGTTCCAGTCGATCCGCCACCACGTGTGGGTCTCGGTGAGCCCGATGGCGACGCGGAAGATGTCGGCGCCGTTGCCGGCCGCCGGTCCGTCGGGATAGACGTAGGTTCCGCGCGGCGGCGCCTGGATCTTCAGGTCGCCGATCGGGATGCCCGTCGCGCCGTGATCGTCGTAGAGGAAGTCGGCCCAAAACAGGGCACCACCGGCCAGCCGGCCTGCGCCACAGGTGCGCGGAAACTCCTCGCCGAAGGGCCACTTCGATGGCGTGGGCAATTGTGGCTCCGGCCGGCGCGCCGCTGGCGGCACACCCTCGGGCATGCCGTCGACCAGGACGAGGTCGGCCGGCGGCGTGGGCACCGGCGCCGGCGGGCCGGGGTGCAGCACCGCGTCGGCTATGTGGCTTGCGATACGGATCGGAAGCAACGTGAGGTCCAAAATCGACACCCCACCCAACCTACGCGGCGGGGGTGACAGCCAGCCTCAGGCGACAGGAACGACGATCAGCTCGTGCGGGCGGTTGTTGACGGCCAGGGCGCCTTCAGGGGTCACGACGACGATGTCCTCGATGCGGGCGCCCCAACGCCCCGGGAAATAGATGCCCGGCTCGATGGAAAAGGCCATGCCCTCAGTCAGCGGCAGATCGTTCCCGGCGACGATGTAGGGCTCTTCGTGCACCGACAGCCCGATGCCGTGCCCGGTGCGGTGCACGAAATACTCGGCGAGCCCTGCGGCGGCCAGCACATCGCGGGCCGCGGCGTCGACCTGCTCGGCCGTCACCCCCGGGCGTACCGCGTCGTACGCCGCGCGCTGGGCGCGCTGTAATACCGAATACTGTTCAGCCACCTCGGGATCCGGCTCGCCGATGCTATAAGTGCGGGTGGAGTCGGAGTTGTAGCCGGGTTCATAGGAGCCGCCGATATCGACGACGACGACGTCACCAACCTGTAGTTCGCGGTCCGAATACCCGTGATGCGGGTCGGCGCCGTGCGGCCCGGATCCGACGATGATGAACGCCACCTCCGAATGCCCTTCGGCCACAATGGCATCCGCGATATCGGCGGCCACGTCGGCCTCGGTGCGGCCCGGGACCAGGAACTCCGGCACCCGGGCGTGCACGCGATCGATGGCCGCGCCGGCCTTGCGCAACGCGTCGATCTCGCATTCCTCCTTGACCATCCGCAGCGTGCGCAGCACGTCGGTGGCCAGGACCGGCAGCACACCGAGCACACCGGCCAGCGGCAGCAGGTGCAGCGCCGGCATGGCATCGGTGACGGCGGTCGCGGCGGGGGCACCGCCCAACGCGGCGCCCGCCAGAACGTAGGGATTCTCACCGTCAACCCAATCCCGCACCGCCAGGCCGAGTTCGGCGATGGCCGACCCCTTGAGCGAAGCCAGCTCCAGCCGCGGCACCACCACCGTCGGGTCACCCGATACCGGCAGCACCAGCGCGGTGAACCGCTCCAGCGTTTGCGCGCGCGACCCGACGAGGTAGCGCAGGTCATACCCCGGCGTGATCACCAACCCGGCCAGGCCTGCGTCGGCGGCCGCGGCCGTGGCCGCCGCCAGCCGGCGCTCATACACTGCTGCGTCGAAGCGGTGAGACTCCATGGCTGCCAGGCTAATGCTCGATCGCACGTCGCCTCGCGGCGGCGTGAGACCATAACCGGCATGCCAGCACCCCAATCACCGCTCGTACTGCTCGACGGTGCCAGCATGTGGTTCCGCTCGTATTTCGGGGTGCCGTCCTCGATCACCGCTCCCGATGGCCGGCCCGTCAACGCCGTTCGGGGATTCATCGACTCCGTCGCCGTGGTGATCAACCAGCAGCGGCCCGCCCGGCTGGCCGTTTGCCTGGACCTCGATTGGCGGCCGCAGTTCCGGGTGGACCTCGTCCCGTCCTACAAGGCCCACCGCGTGGCCGAGGAAGAGCCGCAGAACCAGCCGGACATCGAGGAAGTCCCGGACGACCTGACGCCCCAGATCGACATGATCGCCGAACTCCTTGACGCGTTCGGGATTCCGACGGCCGGGGCAGAGGGTTTCGAGGCCGACGACGTACTGGGCACCCTGGCAGCCCAGGAACGCAAGGATGCGGTGGTGGTGGTCAGCGGTGACCGCGACCTGCTGCAGGTGGTGTCGGAGGATCCCGTCCCGGTGCGGGTCCTCTACCTCGGCCGCGGGCTGAGCAAGGCCACGCTGTTCGGGCCCGCCGAGGTGGCCGAACACTATGGCGTCCCGGTGGACAGGGCCGGCCCCGCCTACGCCGAACTCGCACTGCTGCGCGGCGACCCGTCCGACGGCCTGCCCGGGGTCCCGGGCGTCGGTGAGAAGACCGCGGCCACGCTGCTGGCCCAGCACGGCTCGCTGGAGCAGATTCTGGCCGCCGCCCACGACCCCAAGTCGAAGATGGCCAAGGGCGTGCGGACGAAACTGCTGGCCGCGCTGGATTACATCGAGGCGGCCGGCAAGGTGGTGCGGGTGGCCACCGACGCCCCCGTAACCTTCTCGACGGACAGCGACGAACTACCGCTGGTCGCCGCCGATCCGCAACGCACCGCCAAGCTCGCGACGGAGCTCGGTGTCGGCTCGTCGATCGCCCGCCTACAGAAAGCGCTGGACTCCCTGCCGAACTGAGCGGCCCGACGACTACTGCGGCCGGCCGACCTCGTAGGTGCCCTTGTTGTCCTGGAAAGTCACCGTCACGTGCTTGGGCGCACCGTCGATGCTGACGTCGCAGTCGAACGTGGCGCCCTTCTTGACGGTGGGGTTCTGGCCATGGTTGCACTTGACGTTCTGAACGTTCTTGGCGCCGTAGCCGTTGGTTTCGTCGCTGAGCACCTGCTGGACCCCGGCCTGCGCCTTATTGACGTCCAGCTTGGTGGTGACGAAGAACCCGGGCTGCCAGAAGCCCAGCACCAGCACGACCGCGATGAGCAGAAAAGCGATCGCGCCGCCCACACCGGCGATCAGCCCGACCGGTCGCTTCTTGGGCTGCTCGTAGGGGGCGTACTGCTGCGGGTACTGGCCCGGTTGACCGTACTGACCGTATTGGCCCGGCTGCGGGTACTGCCCGGGCTGGGCGTATTGGCCCGGCTGGCCGTACTGGCCCGGCTGGGCGTATTGGCCCGGCTGGGCGTATTGGCCCGGCTGCCCGTACTGCCCGGGCTGCGCGTAGCCGGGCTGCTGCTGGGGGTATTGCTGCGGGTACGCCTGCCCGGCCGGCTGCTGGTACTGCGGATACTCCGCGGGCGGGGTGTAGGCCGGGGCCTGCCACGACGTCTCCTGGTTCGACTGCTCGTTCCAGGTCGGTGCCACCTGAGTCGGGTCTGACGAGTGATCGCTACTTTGACCTTGACCAGGCGGCTGCCACTGCTGGTCCGATCCCTGCGGTCCGCTCATCTTTCTCCCTCAGCCCTTGTGTCTTGGCATGACTACGGCGTTTAACGGTAGCTCGGGCCCAGCCTACCCGGCGTCAACTGCGACGACGCCGCGCCGAATGTCATTGATAGCCCGCTTGGCGGTGGCCCGCAGCTCGGGGTCCGGCGCGGCGTTGCGAACCTGGTCCAACAGGTCGAGCACTTGGCGGCACCAGCGCACAAAATCCCCCGCCAGCAGCGGTGACCCCGTGCCGCCCGGGTCGGCGGCCGCCAGCGCGGCGGCCAGATCTCCGGTCCTGGCCCAGCGGTAGATGACGTTGACGAAGCCGTCGTCGGGTTCGCGGCTCGGGGCGATCCGGTGCGTTTGCTCATCGGCGCGCAGCGCCATCGACAGCCTCGACGTCTGCTGCAGCGCCTGCCGCGCTTGCTGGGTGGGCGCGTCGGCCGCGAAGGCCGCGCCCGGCCCCTCGCCACCCCGGGTTTCATACAGCACCGCCGACACCACCGCCGCCAGCTCGGCCGGCTTCAATCCGGACCACGCCCCGGTGCGCAGGCATTCGGCGACCAGCAGGTCGCTTTCGCTGTAGATGCGCGCCAGCAACCGGCCGTGGTCGGTGACGCGGGGATCACCGTCGCGCCCTTCTATGAAGCCGCGCTCGGTGAGCAGTCCGACGATCCGGTCGAAGGTCCGGGCCAGCGAATTGGTGGCCGCCGCAACCTTTTTCTCCAATTGCGCGTTGTCGCGCTCGATGCGCAGATAACGCTCGGCCTGCCGGACCTGGGCTTCGAGACCGGGCGTGTTGTGGGACGGATGCCGGCGCAACTCCTCCCGCAACGACGCCAGCTCCGGATCGTGAAGCGCGCCGTCGTTGTCGCCGCGGCCGCTCCGGTGC is part of the Mycobacterium mantenii genome and encodes:
- a CDS encoding SDR family NAD(P)-dependent oxidoreductase; translation: MDDTGAGPVLILGGRSEIGIELARLLAPGATIVLAARSAGQLTDQVNAVKAAGATAVHTREFDADDLASHGPLVASIVADHGPIGTAVLAFGILGDQARAESDAAHAVAVVHTDYLAQVSLLTHLATAMRKADKGRLVVFSSIAGARVRRANYVYGSAKAGLDGFASGLADALHGTGVRLLIARPGFVIGRMTEGMTPAPLSSTPAQVAAATSRALAKGRRTVWIPWALGPAAAVMRMLPQFVWRRMPR
- a CDS encoding F420-dependent biliverdin reductase → MANTTTRLTDDALAFLSERHLAMLTTLRADNSPHVVAVGFTFDPRTHIARVITTGGSQKAVNADRGGLAVLSQVDGARWLSLEGRSKVNNDVDAVRDAELRYAQRYRTPRPNPRRVVIEVQIERVLGSSGLLDRGE
- a CDS encoding ADP-ribosyltransferase, with the translated sequence MAPLAVDPEALYAAGTGVGVVGDGIAMALGPLSAGFGINSGQDSAGMVFALVYQDAARSLLTGVAAGINACRKLGAKIQLGASNYSRAEAASKVGGGGHVLPSPGQPAKFAPPDAPRVMGPGVARPLLWGVVESLLDDVWPNGNAVEMHAAAGCWRGLGASLSGVQAALNGPKSTIAGQQIPEGELVQENLASLAATIGKLGAQCDKLADALDKFADEVEDAQNKIRDLLKRLGSLTDLVHDAILIFEGDALDELEKIAKDINGVLHNMKREAHAREQVLKTGMQIIDGLVQKGKTLMQGQLVEFFGEDVGSTAAGYFDFMADFGEGVFKSAVGAVELENQLDPSRFAFDPKGAGASWAALDKTAVQSIPGYALLDPGGAAKTDLGLAKGLTHWDDLTSDRPAVGLGEIAFDLGTMAGGGGAAKAGGKAAEAAGGAEATGELTEGEEALQGAKGAAAEAEGAGVALPGVAKTGSDLAKNLENLGGDLPPKGDAPPSGSPVSLPPGELPEAPVDSAPRPADGAPGSPHAPTPAPQASAPPDAPLPGASGPPDPAPASPAAPTSVPDSSPHDPVPTPAEAPPAPAGAPAGGPHEPSSVPPAPDGGPHEPVSVPAGGPHEPVSVPAEGPHEPAPADGPREPGSVPAEGPHEPASPGGPHEPAAESEPREPGSLAEDRPHEPAANAPLAPVTAAGENVPSTVPYVAEHPPGRMPVPTRGEPAPAAPHSTQPAPSARPGPHSPPSSGRPAAVPPPGRNPHLSSDANLPGGRPKPLLDGLPKSGEGGPPEAKVPPDDDAPANSGNKDGQDDSPDNGDHHSSPEDPLSPEHLKALADYTGMGYTDLNEALRSEALDASQAARVDALKAALSKLPPYEGSVVRGTNLPPEVLAQYRPGEYIVEKAFLSTTKDPVVAQSSAFAGNVEFRIVSFTGRDVSAFSMYPAEQEILFPANTRFLILRKTIDPRTGRTIIDMVED
- a CDS encoding prolyl oligopeptidase family serine peptidase, which encodes MSILDLTLLPIRIASHIADAVLHPGPPAPVPTPPADLVLVDGMPEGVPPAARRPEPQLPTPSKWPFGEEFPRTCGAGRLAGGALFWADFLYDDHGATGIPIGDLKIQAPPRGTYVYPDGPAAGNGADIFRVAIGLTETHTWWRIDWNTLLDASVPIALFTFDTDPARTAAEEWPAGAGVRSNGIDMALLVSGSGAALIDLTTQVRTPVEHSVDMQSRSFVAQVPRSLAEPTGSWTVRLVAGLANPAGDGFADVPAAHGALPGQPNVYNVAFRTNGQEPPHLNFWSDAAQAAALSNGDVTEFALEVSWARLAARETAPEPVITGPSTRWYVSSIELGQGLEQGWAANDILSTRPLFLGRVQPYSICLPSSYAPGRELPLTMLLHSLSLGQSQFAAIDPRLLHEVCEGRDSVVVTPLARGPSTWYFDTGELDFWEVWARVAEQLGTDPNRTVISGYSMGGYATYKLGLSYPQVFSQAVVLAGPPTCGVRLLPDVDIPADLDLNSPCAREGDTWKLLVNARWLPYLIAHGLADELVPFASAAEQVLELDRLGYRHRFTVYPLEDHIAWVFQDKFEDPISHMGTALRQADPGHITFAWYPQLVRADLGIGPHQAWWVSELAADPEVTARRGAVAEVDARSYARPDLTHTIRHHRGFIPHFEPTPGLYSELDWQVGRPVGPLPYLTLGLKGVASLRVDIARAGLAALPTSTITVSTDVAARITLGGLPAAVDVRLDGEPAGPTVTVSPGRHHITLTAAVGE
- a CDS encoding M24 family metallopeptidase, whose amino-acid sequence is MESHRFDAAVYERRLAAATAAAADAGLAGLVITPGYDLRYLVGSRAQTLERFTALVLPVSGDPTVVVPRLELASLKGSAIAELGLAVRDWVDGENPYVLAGAALGGAPAATAVTDAMPALHLLPLAGVLGVLPVLATDVLRTLRMVKEECEIDALRKAGAAIDRVHARVPEFLVPGRTEADVAADIADAIVAEGHSEVAFIIVGSGPHGADPHHGYSDRELQVGDVVVVDIGGSYEPGYNSDSTRTYSIGEPDPEVAEQYSVLQRAQRAAYDAVRPGVTAEQVDAAARDVLAAAGLAEYFVHRTGHGIGLSVHEEPYIVAGNDLPLTEGMAFSIEPGIYFPGRWGARIEDIVVVTPEGALAVNNRPHELIVVPVA
- a CDS encoding 5'-3' exonuclease, producing MPAPQSPLVLLDGASMWFRSYFGVPSSITAPDGRPVNAVRGFIDSVAVVINQQRPARLAVCLDLDWRPQFRVDLVPSYKAHRVAEEEPQNQPDIEEVPDDLTPQIDMIAELLDAFGIPTAGAEGFEADDVLGTLAAQERKDAVVVVSGDRDLLQVVSEDPVPVRVLYLGRGLSKATLFGPAEVAEHYGVPVDRAGPAYAELALLRGDPSDGLPGVPGVGEKTAATLLAQHGSLEQILAAAHDPKSKMAKGVRTKLLAALDYIEAAGKVVRVATDAPVTFSTDSDELPLVAADPQRTAKLATELGVGSSIARLQKALDSLPN
- a CDS encoding DUF4333 domain-containing protein is translated as MSGPQGSDQQWQPPGQGQSSDHSSDPTQVAPTWNEQSNQETSWQAPAYTPPAEYPQYQQPAGQAYPQQYPQQQPGYAQPGQYGQPGQYAQPGQYAQPGQYGQPGQYAQPGQYPQPGQYGQYGQPGQYPQQYAPYEQPKKRPVGLIAGVGGAIAFLLIAVVLVLGFWQPGFFVTTKLDVNKAQAGVQQVLSDETNGYGAKNVQNVKCNHGQNPTVKKGATFDCDVSIDGAPKHVTVTFQDNKGTYEVGRPQ